In Acidimicrobiia bacterium, one genomic interval encodes:
- a CDS encoding PAC2 family protein, protein MDAIRRFHKPSLRRPRALIAFEGWNDACDAASGAATFALGHYGVEEPFAVIEPDEFFDFQAHRPRVSIGSGGTRQLAWPTTKFYAVPVPDDARDLVVVIGEEPSYRWKTFSRHITRVLSETGVEEAVLLGAFIGEVAHTLPVPIIGVATDPSRVYDFGLMTSTYEGPTGIVGVLQEACREEGMPAMSLWAATPHYLAANPNPKAALALTKMAAKVLRLPLDTTELETVSAEFDERIAEALAESDELADYVAGLEDDDEVIEDEDLDPDLSDDLVTEIEDYLRDQG, encoded by the coding sequence ATGGACGCCATCCGCCGCTTCCACAAGCCGAGCCTGCGGCGGCCCCGAGCCCTCATCGCCTTCGAGGGCTGGAACGACGCGTGTGACGCCGCCTCGGGAGCGGCGACCTTCGCGCTCGGCCACTACGGCGTCGAGGAGCCGTTCGCGGTGATCGAGCCCGACGAGTTCTTCGACTTCCAGGCCCACCGGCCGCGGGTCAGCATCGGGTCGGGCGGGACGAGGCAGCTGGCATGGCCGACGACGAAGTTCTACGCCGTTCCCGTGCCGGATGACGCCAGGGACTTGGTGGTCGTGATCGGTGAGGAGCCGAGCTATCGCTGGAAGACGTTCAGCCGCCATATCACACGCGTCCTCTCGGAGACCGGTGTCGAGGAGGCGGTCCTGCTGGGAGCTTTCATAGGCGAGGTGGCGCACACGCTGCCGGTGCCGATCATCGGCGTCGCCACCGATCCGTCGCGGGTCTACGACTTCGGCCTCATGACGTCCACGTACGAGGGCCCGACGGGGATCGTCGGTGTGCTCCAGGAGGCGTGCCGCGAGGAGGGCATGCCGGCAATGTCGCTGTGGGCGGCGACGCCCCACTATCTGGCGGCCAATCCGAACCCGAAGGCGGCCCTCGCCCTCACGAAGATGGCTGCCAAGGTGCTCCGGCTTCCGCTCGACACGACAGAGCTCGAGACCGTCTCCGCCGAGTTCGACGAGCGGATCGCCGAGGCGCTCGCCGAATCCGACGAGCTCGCCGACTACGTGGCGGGACTGGAAGACGACGACGAGGTGATCGAGGACGAAGACCTCGACCCGGACCTCAGCGACGACCTCGTCACCGAGATCGAGGACTACCTACGCGACCAAGGCTGA